One genomic window of Conger conger chromosome 7, fConCon1.1, whole genome shotgun sequence includes the following:
- the dnajc18 gene encoding dnaJ homolog subfamily C member 18 isoform X2 — protein sequence MIPAADYEESLDILIDAILRNGSAAGEGGRGHDPRYRRGSLEEEEEPERVRAGSDRSKAYTEEQQQGVLRIKKCKDFYEILGVPKDASDEDLKKAYRKLALRFHPDKNCAPGATEAFKAIGNAYAVLSNPEKRLQYDQVGEAPAPESAPQQSAYARHGHHRNFYRDFEADISPEELFNAFFGGRFPTGNIHVYSNRGATYAHYYQPRRRRMNERREEGGDGDDNRTQNTFTAFLQLLPVLVLILISVVTQLMATNPAYSLFYKPSMGLVVSRETQHMGVPYYVDKGFTKEYRGAALQDLEKSVESDYVEHLQNSCWKEKQQKSDLANLGQLYRDERLKQKAESMKLENCDKLYRILGRQRGE from the exons atgatccctgctgcaGACTATGAAGAATCTCTGGATA TTCTGATCGACGCGATTTTGAGGAACGGCAGTGCGGCTGGAGAGGGGGGCCGCGGCCATGACCCGCGGTACCGCCGCGGGAGcttggaggaagaggaggagcctgAGCGCGTCAGGGCAGGAAGTGACCGGAGCAAGGCGTACAcggaggagcagcagcagggcgtgCTCAG GATAAAAAAATGCAAGGACTTCTACGAGATTCTGGGAGTGCCCAAGGACGCCAGCGACGAGGATCTGAAGAAGGCGTACAGGAAGCTGGCGCTGCGCTTCCACCCGGACAAAAACTGCGCCCCCGGGGCCACCGAAGCCTTCAAAG CCATAGGCAACGCGTACGCCGTCCTTAGCAACCCGGAGAAGCGCCTGCAGTACGACCAGGTCGGGGAAGCCCCGGCCCCGGAGAGCGCGCCCCAGCAGTCGGCCTACGCCCGGCACGGCCATCACCGCAACTTCTACCGCGACTTCGAGGCGGACATCTCGCCCGAGGAGCTCTTCAACGCCTTCTTCGGTGGACGGTTCCCCACAG GAAACATCCACGTGTACAGCAACAGAGGAGCCACCTACGCACACTACTACCAGCCCCGCCGACGCCGGATGAACGAgcgcagagaggaggggggagacggGGATGACAACCGCACTCAG AACACCTTCACAGCCTtcctgcagctccttcctgTGCTGGTTCTGATCCTCATCTCCGTGGTGACGCAGCTGATGGCCACCAACCCCGCTTATAGCCTCTTCTACAAGCC GTCCATGGGCCTGGTGGTTTCCCGGGAGACGCAGCACATGGGCGTGCCGTACTACGTGGACAAGGGCTTCACCAAGGAGTACCGCGGCGCCGCCCTGCAGGACCTGGAGAAGAGTGTGGAGAGCGACTACGTGGAGCACCTGCAGAACAGCTGCTGGAAGGAGAAACAGCAGA AATCGGACCTGGCGAACCTGGGCCAGCTGTACCGTGATGAGCGGCTAAAGCAGAAGGCGGAGTCCATGAAGCTGGAGAACTGCGACAAGCTGTACCGCATCCTGGGCCGGCAGCGAGGCGAATAG
- the brd8a gene encoding bromodomain-containing protein 8 isoform X2: MASGVGKHKLLSLGPTEPWSVREKLCLASSVMKSGDQNWVSVSRAIKPFAEPGRPPDWFSQKHCASQYSELLETTETPKRKRGEKGEVVETVEDVIVRRLTAERIEELKRLIKETQEKHRKLKKEAELIQAGHLDSKLDDLWGEIVQKKKTEEEEAELKRKATDAAYQARQVVKNTPKRVPSVTVRSPLGASSPSLEFPPADTPQPPPEEPGPPATAPGTAVFVPLSEVGSGPIAVETGLGGLLDDSPQKKLLGQKATPPPSPLLSELLKKGSLLPTSPRLVGDGDIPGGHVTGVLGPDLQLVASAMSVSQATGAPTLSRLLEAGPAQFPSPLSSLASADPSITPPTTTTAPTQDTPASLNAGADARMGPMRSPTAGEGKAAELGEEDLVTVSYMGDELDLETVGDIIAIIEEKVDENAEALDAAAVEAALSLCEEAVDSHSLPGPWEPGPFKPPESGPPSASCGLTDEKGSSQHDSAPNHAHPAPHAPPSSLCRDHANPPGTGLDPSMQGGASRGEEGRREGSPASSLLSIKCESEEWGVGDTPHTESVTEDSLASGKHSKEVKEEEGGSEGEDGSVSEMKECGEGAEAYLSEAELEPAASESEDGYSLHTASSLQLHNMADSIPSSPASSQFSMSSEDQEAIQAQKIWKKAIMLVWRAAANHRYANVFLQPVTDDIAPGYHSIVHRPMDLSTIKKNIETGLIRSTAEFQRDIMLMFQNAVMYNSSDHDVFHMALEMQRDVLEQIQQFLATQLIMQTSESGISAKSLRGRESARKQDSNDKDGGSRGRRCAIEADLKMKK, translated from the exons ATGGCGAGCGGGGTGGGCA AACACAAGCTGCTGTCTCTCGGCCCAACGGAACCGTGGTCGGTGCGCGAGAAGCTTTGTTTGGCCTCCTCCGTCATGAAAAGCGGAGACCAAAACTG GGTGTCGGTCAGTAGGGCCATTAAGCCGTTTGCAGAACCGGGCCGGCCCCCAGATTGGTTCTCTCAGAAG cactgtgccTCCCAGTACAGCGAACTTCTGGAGACCACAGAAACCCCCAA gcggAAGCGGGGGGAGAAGGGTGAGGTGGTGGAGACGGTGGAGGATGTGATCGTGCGCAGACTCACAGCCGAGAGAATCGAGGAGCTGAAGAGGTTGATCAAAGAGACCCAGGAGAAACACAG GAAGTTGAAGAAGGAGGCAGAGCTGATCCAGGCTGGGCATCTGGACTCGAAGCTGGACGACCTGTGGGGGGAGATCGTACA GAAGAAGAAaacagaagaggaagaggcggaGCTTAAGAGAAAGGCCACAGATGCGGCCTACCAAG CCCGGCAGGTGGTGAAGAACACCCCGAAACGAGTCCCCAGTGTGACGGTGCGTTCCCCCCTGGGGGCCAGCTCCCCCAGCCTGGAGTTCCCCCCGGCGGACACACCCCAACCCCCGCCTGAGGAGCCAGGGCCCCCGGCCACG GCTCCAGGCACGGCAGTGTTTGTGCCCCTGTCAGAGGTGGGCTCGGGCCCCATCGCCGTGGAGACAGGCCTGGGGGGGCTCCTGGACGACTCCCCCCAGAAGAAGCTCCTGGGGCAGAAGGccacgccccctccctcccctctgctctccGAACTGCTGAAGAAGGGCAGCCTCCTGCCCACCAGCCCCCGCCTg GTTGGAGACGGAGACATCCCCGGGGGTCATGTGACCGGAGTGCTTGGACCTGACCTTCAGCTGGTGGCCTCTGCCATGTCTGTTTCCCAAGCAACAG GTGCTCCCACACTGTCCCGCCTGCTGGAGGCTGGCCCCGCCCAGTTCCCCTCCCCCCTGAGCTCATTGGCCAGCGCTGACCCGTCCATCACCCCCCCGACCACCACCACAGCTCCCACACAGGACACCCCAGCCTCACTCAatgcag GAGCAGACGCCCGGATGGGGCCAATGAGAAGCCCCACGGCAGGGGAGGGGAAGGCGGCCGAACTGGGCGAGGAAGACCTGGTCACCGTGTCCTACATGGGGGAcgagctggacctggagactgtGGGAGACATCATCGCCATCATCGAGGAGAAG gtGGATGAGAACGCGGAGGCGCTGGACGCAGCCGCAGTGGAGGcggccctctctctgtgtgaggagGCGGTGGACAGCCACTCCCTCCCGGGCCCCTGGGAGCCGGGGCCCTTCAAACCGCCCGAGTCGGGGCCCCCCTCGGCCAGCTGCGGCCTGACGGACGAAAAGGGCTCCTCCCAGCACGACAGCGCACCCAATCACGCCCACCCCGCTCCCCacgcccctccctcctccctctgccgGGACCACGCCAACCCCCCGGGGACGGGGCTCGACCCCAGCATGCAAGGCGGAGCCagcaggggggaggaggggaggagggagggaagccccgcctcctccctcctcagcATCAAGTGTGAGAGCGAGGAGTGGGGTGTCGGTGACACGCCCCACACAG aATCCGTGACGGAGGATAGCTTGGCATCAGGGAAGCACTCCAAG gaggtgaaggaggaggaggggggcagcgAGGGGGAGGACGGGAGCGTGTCGGAGATGAAGGAGTgcggggagggggcggaggcCTACCTCTCGGAGGCGGAGCTGGAGCCAGCGGCCAGTGAGAGCGAGGACGGGTACAGCCTCCACACCGCCTCCTCCCTGCAGCTGCACAACATGGCCGACTCCATCCCCAGCAGCCCCGCCTCCTCGCAGTT tTCCATGAGCAGTGAAGACCAGGAGGCCATCCAGGCCCAGAAGATCTGGAAGAAGGCCATCATGCTGGTGTGGCGAgcggcagccaatcacag GTATGCCAATGTGTTCCTGCAGCCAGTGACGGATGACATTGCACCTGGGTACCACAGCATCGTCCACAG gcccATGGACCTCTCCACCATAAAGAAGAACATTGAGACGGGTCTGATCCGCTCCACGGCGGAGTTCCAGCGGGACATCATGCTGATGTTCCAGAACGCGGTGATGTACAACAGCTCGGACCACGACGTCTTCCACATGGCCCTGGAGATGCAGCGTGACGTTCTGGAGCAGATCCAGCAGTTCCTGGCCACGCAGCTCATCATGCAGACCTCCGAGTCCGGCATCAGCGCCAAGAGCCTGCGGGGCCGCGAGTCCGCCCGGAAACAGGATTCTAACGACAAG gacgggggcagcagggggcgccgCTGCGCAATCGAGGCAGACCTGAAGATGAAGAAGTGA
- the brd8a gene encoding bromodomain-containing protein 8 isoform X3, which translates to MASGVGKHKLLSLGPTEPWSVREKLCLASSVMKSGDQNWVSVSRAIKPFAEPGRPPDWFSQKHCASQYSELLETTETPKRKRGEKGEVVETVEDVIVRRLTAERIEELKRLIKETQEKHRKLKKEAELIQAGHLDSKLDDLWGEIVQKKKTEEEEAELKRKATDAAYQARQVVKNTPKRVPSVTVRSPLGASSPSLEFPPADTPQPPPEEPGPPATAPGTAVFVPLSEVGSGPIAVETGLGGLLDDSPQKKLLGQKATPPPSPLLSELLKKGSLLPTSPRLVGDGDIPGGHVTGVLGPDLQLVASAMSVSQATGADARMGPMRSPTAGEGKAAELGEEDLVTVSYMGDELDLETVGDIIAIIEEKVDENAEALDAAAVEAALSLCEEAVDSHSLPGPWEPGPFKPPESGPPSASCGLTDEKGSSQHDSAPNHAHPAPHAPPSSLCRDHANPPGTGLDPSMQGGASRGEEGRREGSPASSLLSIKCESEEWGVGDTPHTESVTEDSLASGKHSKEVKEEEGGSEGEDGSVSEMKECGEGAEAYLSEAELEPAASESEDGYSLHTASSLQLHNMADSIPSSPASSQFSMSSEDQEAIQAQKIWKKAIMLVWRAAANHRYANVFLQPVTDDIAPGYHSIVHRPMDLSTIKKNIETGLIRSTAEFQRDIMLMFQNAVMYNSSDHDVFHMALEMQRDVLEQIQQFLATQLIMQTSESGISAKSLRGRESARKQDSNDKDSVPMASPAFLLSLFDGGSRGRRCAIEADLKMKK; encoded by the exons ATGGCGAGCGGGGTGGGCA AACACAAGCTGCTGTCTCTCGGCCCAACGGAACCGTGGTCGGTGCGCGAGAAGCTTTGTTTGGCCTCCTCCGTCATGAAAAGCGGAGACCAAAACTG GGTGTCGGTCAGTAGGGCCATTAAGCCGTTTGCAGAACCGGGCCGGCCCCCAGATTGGTTCTCTCAGAAG cactgtgccTCCCAGTACAGCGAACTTCTGGAGACCACAGAAACCCCCAA gcggAAGCGGGGGGAGAAGGGTGAGGTGGTGGAGACGGTGGAGGATGTGATCGTGCGCAGACTCACAGCCGAGAGAATCGAGGAGCTGAAGAGGTTGATCAAAGAGACCCAGGAGAAACACAG GAAGTTGAAGAAGGAGGCAGAGCTGATCCAGGCTGGGCATCTGGACTCGAAGCTGGACGACCTGTGGGGGGAGATCGTACA GAAGAAGAAaacagaagaggaagaggcggaGCTTAAGAGAAAGGCCACAGATGCGGCCTACCAAG CCCGGCAGGTGGTGAAGAACACCCCGAAACGAGTCCCCAGTGTGACGGTGCGTTCCCCCCTGGGGGCCAGCTCCCCCAGCCTGGAGTTCCCCCCGGCGGACACACCCCAACCCCCGCCTGAGGAGCCAGGGCCCCCGGCCACG GCTCCAGGCACGGCAGTGTTTGTGCCCCTGTCAGAGGTGGGCTCGGGCCCCATCGCCGTGGAGACAGGCCTGGGGGGGCTCCTGGACGACTCCCCCCAGAAGAAGCTCCTGGGGCAGAAGGccacgccccctccctcccctctgctctccGAACTGCTGAAGAAGGGCAGCCTCCTGCCCACCAGCCCCCGCCTg GTTGGAGACGGAGACATCCCCGGGGGTCATGTGACCGGAGTGCTTGGACCTGACCTTCAGCTGGTGGCCTCTGCCATGTCTGTTTCCCAAGCAACAG GAGCAGACGCCCGGATGGGGCCAATGAGAAGCCCCACGGCAGGGGAGGGGAAGGCGGCCGAACTGGGCGAGGAAGACCTGGTCACCGTGTCCTACATGGGGGAcgagctggacctggagactgtGGGAGACATCATCGCCATCATCGAGGAGAAG gtGGATGAGAACGCGGAGGCGCTGGACGCAGCCGCAGTGGAGGcggccctctctctgtgtgaggagGCGGTGGACAGCCACTCCCTCCCGGGCCCCTGGGAGCCGGGGCCCTTCAAACCGCCCGAGTCGGGGCCCCCCTCGGCCAGCTGCGGCCTGACGGACGAAAAGGGCTCCTCCCAGCACGACAGCGCACCCAATCACGCCCACCCCGCTCCCCacgcccctccctcctccctctgccgGGACCACGCCAACCCCCCGGGGACGGGGCTCGACCCCAGCATGCAAGGCGGAGCCagcaggggggaggaggggaggagggagggaagccccgcctcctccctcctcagcATCAAGTGTGAGAGCGAGGAGTGGGGTGTCGGTGACACGCCCCACACAG aATCCGTGACGGAGGATAGCTTGGCATCAGGGAAGCACTCCAAG gaggtgaaggaggaggaggggggcagcgAGGGGGAGGACGGGAGCGTGTCGGAGATGAAGGAGTgcggggagggggcggaggcCTACCTCTCGGAGGCGGAGCTGGAGCCAGCGGCCAGTGAGAGCGAGGACGGGTACAGCCTCCACACCGCCTCCTCCCTGCAGCTGCACAACATGGCCGACTCCATCCCCAGCAGCCCCGCCTCCTCGCAGTT tTCCATGAGCAGTGAAGACCAGGAGGCCATCCAGGCCCAGAAGATCTGGAAGAAGGCCATCATGCTGGTGTGGCGAgcggcagccaatcacag GTATGCCAATGTGTTCCTGCAGCCAGTGACGGATGACATTGCACCTGGGTACCACAGCATCGTCCACAG gcccATGGACCTCTCCACCATAAAGAAGAACATTGAGACGGGTCTGATCCGCTCCACGGCGGAGTTCCAGCGGGACATCATGCTGATGTTCCAGAACGCGGTGATGTACAACAGCTCGGACCACGACGTCTTCCACATGGCCCTGGAGATGCAGCGTGACGTTCTGGAGCAGATCCAGCAGTTCCTGGCCACGCAGCTCATCATGCAGACCTCCGAGTCCGGCATCAGCGCCAAGAGCCTGCGGGGCCGCGAGTCCGCCCGGAAACAGGATTCTAACGACAAG GACAGTGTCCCCATGGCCTCTCCtgccttccttctctctctcttt gacgggggcagcagggggcgccgCTGCGCAATCGAGGCAGACCTGAAGATGAAGAAGTGA
- the brd8a gene encoding bromodomain-containing protein 8 isoform X1, which produces MASGVGKHKLLSLGPTEPWSVREKLCLASSVMKSGDQNWVSVSRAIKPFAEPGRPPDWFSQKHCASQYSELLETTETPKRKRGEKGEVVETVEDVIVRRLTAERIEELKRLIKETQEKHRKLKKEAELIQAGHLDSKLDDLWGEIVQKKKTEEEEAELKRKATDAAYQARQVVKNTPKRVPSVTVRSPLGASSPSLEFPPADTPQPPPEEPGPPATAPGTAVFVPLSEVGSGPIAVETGLGGLLDDSPQKKLLGQKATPPPSPLLSELLKKGSLLPTSPRLVGDGDIPGGHVTGVLGPDLQLVASAMSVSQATGAPTLSRLLEAGPAQFPSPLSSLASADPSITPPTTTTAPTQDTPASLNAGADARMGPMRSPTAGEGKAAELGEEDLVTVSYMGDELDLETVGDIIAIIEEKVDENAEALDAAAVEAALSLCEEAVDSHSLPGPWEPGPFKPPESGPPSASCGLTDEKGSSQHDSAPNHAHPAPHAPPSSLCRDHANPPGTGLDPSMQGGASRGEEGRREGSPASSLLSIKCESEEWGVGDTPHTESVTEDSLASGKHSKEVKEEEGGSEGEDGSVSEMKECGEGAEAYLSEAELEPAASESEDGYSLHTASSLQLHNMADSIPSSPASSQFSMSSEDQEAIQAQKIWKKAIMLVWRAAANHRYANVFLQPVTDDIAPGYHSIVHRPMDLSTIKKNIETGLIRSTAEFQRDIMLMFQNAVMYNSSDHDVFHMALEMQRDVLEQIQQFLATQLIMQTSESGISAKSLRGRESARKQDSNDKDSVPMASPAFLLSLFDGGSRGRRCAIEADLKMKK; this is translated from the exons ATGGCGAGCGGGGTGGGCA AACACAAGCTGCTGTCTCTCGGCCCAACGGAACCGTGGTCGGTGCGCGAGAAGCTTTGTTTGGCCTCCTCCGTCATGAAAAGCGGAGACCAAAACTG GGTGTCGGTCAGTAGGGCCATTAAGCCGTTTGCAGAACCGGGCCGGCCCCCAGATTGGTTCTCTCAGAAG cactgtgccTCCCAGTACAGCGAACTTCTGGAGACCACAGAAACCCCCAA gcggAAGCGGGGGGAGAAGGGTGAGGTGGTGGAGACGGTGGAGGATGTGATCGTGCGCAGACTCACAGCCGAGAGAATCGAGGAGCTGAAGAGGTTGATCAAAGAGACCCAGGAGAAACACAG GAAGTTGAAGAAGGAGGCAGAGCTGATCCAGGCTGGGCATCTGGACTCGAAGCTGGACGACCTGTGGGGGGAGATCGTACA GAAGAAGAAaacagaagaggaagaggcggaGCTTAAGAGAAAGGCCACAGATGCGGCCTACCAAG CCCGGCAGGTGGTGAAGAACACCCCGAAACGAGTCCCCAGTGTGACGGTGCGTTCCCCCCTGGGGGCCAGCTCCCCCAGCCTGGAGTTCCCCCCGGCGGACACACCCCAACCCCCGCCTGAGGAGCCAGGGCCCCCGGCCACG GCTCCAGGCACGGCAGTGTTTGTGCCCCTGTCAGAGGTGGGCTCGGGCCCCATCGCCGTGGAGACAGGCCTGGGGGGGCTCCTGGACGACTCCCCCCAGAAGAAGCTCCTGGGGCAGAAGGccacgccccctccctcccctctgctctccGAACTGCTGAAGAAGGGCAGCCTCCTGCCCACCAGCCCCCGCCTg GTTGGAGACGGAGACATCCCCGGGGGTCATGTGACCGGAGTGCTTGGACCTGACCTTCAGCTGGTGGCCTCTGCCATGTCTGTTTCCCAAGCAACAG GTGCTCCCACACTGTCCCGCCTGCTGGAGGCTGGCCCCGCCCAGTTCCCCTCCCCCCTGAGCTCATTGGCCAGCGCTGACCCGTCCATCACCCCCCCGACCACCACCACAGCTCCCACACAGGACACCCCAGCCTCACTCAatgcag GAGCAGACGCCCGGATGGGGCCAATGAGAAGCCCCACGGCAGGGGAGGGGAAGGCGGCCGAACTGGGCGAGGAAGACCTGGTCACCGTGTCCTACATGGGGGAcgagctggacctggagactgtGGGAGACATCATCGCCATCATCGAGGAGAAG gtGGATGAGAACGCGGAGGCGCTGGACGCAGCCGCAGTGGAGGcggccctctctctgtgtgaggagGCGGTGGACAGCCACTCCCTCCCGGGCCCCTGGGAGCCGGGGCCCTTCAAACCGCCCGAGTCGGGGCCCCCCTCGGCCAGCTGCGGCCTGACGGACGAAAAGGGCTCCTCCCAGCACGACAGCGCACCCAATCACGCCCACCCCGCTCCCCacgcccctccctcctccctctgccgGGACCACGCCAACCCCCCGGGGACGGGGCTCGACCCCAGCATGCAAGGCGGAGCCagcaggggggaggaggggaggagggagggaagccccgcctcctccctcctcagcATCAAGTGTGAGAGCGAGGAGTGGGGTGTCGGTGACACGCCCCACACAG aATCCGTGACGGAGGATAGCTTGGCATCAGGGAAGCACTCCAAG gaggtgaaggaggaggaggggggcagcgAGGGGGAGGACGGGAGCGTGTCGGAGATGAAGGAGTgcggggagggggcggaggcCTACCTCTCGGAGGCGGAGCTGGAGCCAGCGGCCAGTGAGAGCGAGGACGGGTACAGCCTCCACACCGCCTCCTCCCTGCAGCTGCACAACATGGCCGACTCCATCCCCAGCAGCCCCGCCTCCTCGCAGTT tTCCATGAGCAGTGAAGACCAGGAGGCCATCCAGGCCCAGAAGATCTGGAAGAAGGCCATCATGCTGGTGTGGCGAgcggcagccaatcacag GTATGCCAATGTGTTCCTGCAGCCAGTGACGGATGACATTGCACCTGGGTACCACAGCATCGTCCACAG gcccATGGACCTCTCCACCATAAAGAAGAACATTGAGACGGGTCTGATCCGCTCCACGGCGGAGTTCCAGCGGGACATCATGCTGATGTTCCAGAACGCGGTGATGTACAACAGCTCGGACCACGACGTCTTCCACATGGCCCTGGAGATGCAGCGTGACGTTCTGGAGCAGATCCAGCAGTTCCTGGCCACGCAGCTCATCATGCAGACCTCCGAGTCCGGCATCAGCGCCAAGAGCCTGCGGGGCCGCGAGTCCGCCCGGAAACAGGATTCTAACGACAAG GACAGTGTCCCCATGGCCTCTCCtgccttccttctctctctcttt gacgggggcagcagggggcgccgCTGCGCAATCGAGGCAGACCTGAAGATGAAGAAGTGA